The proteins below are encoded in one region of Flammeovirga kamogawensis:
- a CDS encoding 3'-5' exonuclease — MYLFFDTETTGLPKNWKAPMTEVDNWPRVIQLGYQLYNTNQELVKEYAQLILPDGWVVPKEKFWIDHGYSTEQNEKEGIPMPNAIQEFIQDIEKSQHIIAHNLSYDHNVLGAEMIRYNQFTRHKTNKYCTKDLTVDFCKIPGNYGKYKWPKLEELHQILFKENFDGAHDALNDVRATARCFFELLNRKEITLLK, encoded by the coding sequence ATGTATTTATTTTTTGATACGGAAACAACAGGCTTACCTAAAAATTGGAAAGCACCTATGACGGAAGTTGATAATTGGCCAAGAGTAATTCAGCTAGGGTATCAACTTTATAATACTAATCAAGAATTAGTAAAAGAATATGCCCAGTTGATTCTACCTGATGGATGGGTTGTACCAAAAGAAAAATTTTGGATTGATCATGGTTATTCTACCGAACAAAATGAGAAAGAAGGAATACCCATGCCCAATGCTATACAAGAGTTTATTCAGGATATTGAAAAAAGCCAACATATTATTGCTCATAATTTAAGTTATGATCATAATGTTTTAGGAGCAGAAATGATTCGTTATAATCAGTTTACTCGACATAAAACAAATAAATATTGTACTAAAGATTTAACTGTTGATTTCTGTAAAATACCAGGTAATTATGGAAAATATAAATGGCCTAAATTAGAAGAACTACATCAGATTTTATTTAAAGAAAACTTTGATGGAGCCCATGATGCATTGAACGATGTACGAGCTACAGCAAGATGTTTTTTTGAATTATTAAACAGGAAAGAAATTACCTTATTAAAGTAA
- a CDS encoding beta-galactosidase, producing MKNITIVYFIFLLFFGLQTSTIGQGNNSNVIQKNGCDFQNNDWLEIPLSGKKGEITLKINYAKCFLDLSDYKNLAIEIDNVSKADIDYFITVRGTVTYKKQQSRYLLSAGEHKIGKVILMRPNLDKQDTWVTTLGNLKMYPYDMHPRWDAFDLKKTTFISVKIAWEKSSTRTETIKMKVPYGIDTYEFGKHPQYDLPLPVVDNMGQFISDTWESKVLNTEELTKHGKHDLHKFIGKGYDNAEFNKYGGWLNGPQFGATGHFYVEKYNDKWFFIDPEGFLFWSIGVTGVNGGSATPTKDREELFPTLSENELSSDIGSLLKEAETWKGIDFHTRNLIRKYGLDWKETHQKVSLGRMHTWGMNTYGAWSQVTKGQKMPYTLIVHPNVVNFGKADKVPDPFSEEFREDLSRRLKMMANKYKGDEWNLGVFVQNEIHWGKTHHTVPLAVLNSPNSVAAKKEMLKVLKKKYSSINNLNKAWGSSFSSFETIKARSINKYNDTFKTDIQDFLRHHAETFYRLSKELVEEYMPGHLYLGSRIHGQIMENNSIVQEAAAKYCDVVSFNIYRYSVSDFKPLFIADKPVIIGEFHFGVASKGVWGDGLQNATSDEHQADLYKAYMKGAMEHEKIIGAHWFQWVDQLTTGRKDGENYRIGLVDITDQPFDKLTNAVKYTSETLYKTRVGVKQ from the coding sequence ATGAAGAATATTACTATCGTATATTTTATATTTCTCTTATTTTTTGGTCTCCAAACTTCTACTATTGGTCAAGGAAATAATAGTAATGTAATACAGAAAAATGGCTGCGACTTTCAAAATAATGATTGGTTGGAAATTCCTTTATCTGGAAAGAAAGGAGAAATTACATTGAAGATAAATTATGCAAAATGTTTTCTAGATTTAAGTGATTATAAAAATTTAGCTATTGAAATAGATAACGTATCAAAAGCAGATATAGATTATTTTATTACGGTTAGAGGAACAGTAACTTATAAAAAACAACAATCAAGGTATTTATTAAGTGCTGGAGAGCACAAAATAGGAAAGGTAATTCTTATGCGTCCTAACCTTGATAAGCAAGATACATGGGTAACTACTTTGGGAAATTTAAAAATGTACCCTTATGATATGCATCCAAGATGGGATGCTTTTGATCTTAAAAAAACAACATTTATTTCTGTAAAAATAGCTTGGGAGAAATCATCTACAAGAACGGAGACAATTAAGATGAAAGTTCCTTATGGAATAGATACTTATGAATTTGGTAAACATCCTCAATATGATCTACCTCTTCCTGTCGTAGATAATATGGGGCAATTTATTTCTGATACTTGGGAGAGTAAAGTACTTAACACTGAGGAATTGACAAAACATGGAAAACATGACCTACATAAATTTATTGGTAAAGGGTATGATAATGCTGAATTTAATAAATATGGAGGGTGGTTAAATGGACCACAGTTTGGTGCAACGGGACACTTTTATGTTGAAAAATATAATGATAAATGGTTTTTTATAGACCCTGAAGGTTTCCTTTTTTGGTCTATAGGTGTTACAGGCGTGAATGGAGGTTCTGCAACACCTACAAAAGATAGAGAAGAACTTTTTCCTACTTTATCAGAAAATGAATTATCTAGTGATATTGGTAGTTTATTAAAAGAGGCTGAAACATGGAAAGGAATTGATTTTCATACTAGAAACCTCATTAGAAAATATGGTTTAGATTGGAAGGAAACTCACCAAAAAGTCTCTTTAGGTAGAATGCACACTTGGGGAATGAATACATACGGAGCATGGTCGCAAGTTACAAAAGGACAGAAAATGCCTTATACCTTAATAGTACATCCTAATGTTGTCAATTTTGGGAAAGCAGATAAAGTTCCTGATCCATTTTCAGAAGAATTTAGAGAAGACCTTAGCCGTAGGTTAAAAATGATGGCCAATAAATATAAAGGAGATGAATGGAATTTAGGTGTTTTTGTTCAGAACGAAATTCACTGGGGTAAGACACATCATACAGTTCCTTTAGCTGTTTTAAATTCACCAAATTCTGTTGCTGCTAAAAAGGAGATGCTGAAGGTCTTGAAAAAGAAGTACTCTTCAATCAATAATTTAAATAAAGCATGGGGGAGTTCTTTCAGCTCTTTTGAAACTATAAAAGCAAGAAGTATTAACAAGTATAATGATACCTTTAAAACAGATATTCAAGATTTTTTACGTCATCATGCAGAAACTTTCTACAGATTATCAAAAGAGTTGGTTGAGGAATATATGCCAGGACACTTGTATCTGGGAAGTAGAATTCATGGTCAGATTATGGAAAATAATAGTATTGTACAAGAGGCAGCTGCAAAATATTGTGATGTAGTTAGTTTTAATATTTATAGGTATTCCGTTTCTGACTTTAAGCCCTTATTTATTGCTGATAAACCTGTCATTATCGGAGAGTTTCATTTTGGAGTTGCTAGTAAAGGTGTTTGGGGAGATGGTTTGCAAAATGCAACTTCTGATGAACATCAAGCAGATCTTTACAAGGCTTATATGAAAGGAGCAATGGAGCATGAGAAAATAATTGGAGCACATTGGTTTCAGTGGGTAGATCAATTAACAACAGGTAGAAAAGATGGAGAAAATTATAGAATTGGATTAGTAGATATCACAGATCAACCTTTTGATAAACTGACCAATGCAGTAAAATATACATCAGAGACTTTGTATAAAACTAGAGTTGGCGTAAAACAATAA
- a CDS encoding L-rhamnose/proton symporter RhaT, with protein sequence MDFLAITLIVFASFFQGTFGLGMKHIAPLKWENWWLVHSFVAMIAFPIVWSLIVVPETFEIIAGTDPSVLTMAMLYGFLWGIGGILFGISVEYTGISITYGIVMGLAASMGSLIPLFQMEQLPDNISIVLAGVALLLVGVGITAVAGVKRDSVQNATQEDSEEEEDGDVLVAVAPKVETPKKSIKTGVMIATACGVLSAFLNVGFSNAAPVAASAVANFGADPKDASLVAWVVVLLGAFAMNGGYAVFKLVQNNSWSSFQVANSGNAYKWSILAGLFWFAALGVYGQGAALMGNLGPVIGWPILLGLALIISNVWGYRSGEWKGAKGPFNILLGGLAVLIVAVCILGYANY encoded by the coding sequence ATGGATTTTTTAGCAATAACATTAATTGTATTCGCAAGCTTTTTCCAAGGGACTTTTGGTTTGGGAATGAAACATATAGCGCCTTTAAAATGGGAAAACTGGTGGTTAGTACATTCGTTTGTAGCAATGATTGCTTTCCCTATTGTATGGTCGTTAATTGTTGTTCCAGAAACATTTGAAATTATTGCAGGAACAGATCCTTCGGTATTAACAATGGCTATGCTTTATGGATTTCTTTGGGGTATTGGTGGAATCTTATTTGGTATTAGTGTTGAGTATACTGGTATATCAATTACATATGGTATTGTAATGGGACTTGCAGCCTCAATGGGATCATTAATTCCATTATTTCAGATGGAACAATTACCAGATAATATAAGTATTGTTTTAGCAGGTGTAGCACTTCTATTAGTAGGAGTAGGTATTACAGCAGTTGCTGGAGTGAAAAGAGATAGTGTTCAGAATGCAACTCAAGAGGACAGTGAAGAAGAAGAGGATGGTGATGTTTTAGTGGCTGTTGCTCCTAAGGTAGAAACACCTAAAAAATCTATAAAAACAGGTGTAATGATTGCTACAGCATGTGGTGTTCTATCTGCTTTTTTAAATGTAGGATTCTCTAATGCAGCACCTGTTGCAGCATCTGCGGTTGCTAATTTTGGAGCAGACCCAAAAGATGCAAGTTTAGTAGCTTGGGTAGTCGTATTGCTAGGCGCATTTGCAATGAATGGTGGTTACGCTGTATTTAAATTAGTTCAAAATAATTCTTGGTCATCGTTTCAGGTGGCCAATAGCGGCAACGCATATAAATGGTCAATTTTAGCAGGTTTATTCTGGTTTGCAGCACTTGGTGTTTACGGACAAGGAGCAGCATTAATGGGAAATTTAGGTCCTGTAATTGGATGGCCAATTTTATTAGGATTAGCACTTATTATTAGTAACGTGTGGGGATACAGATCTGGAGAATGGAAAGGTGCAAAAGGACCTTTTAATATTCTACTAGGTGGATTAGCAGTTTTAATTGTAGCTGTTTGTATTCTAGGTTACGCAAATTATTAA
- a CDS encoding mandelate racemase/muconate lactonizing enzyme family protein encodes MKIKEIKPYVISQQLEEPFYFSQWEYASRKICLVKITLEDGTYGWGEGYGPADVLKAGIEFFKPFIIGKNALEHEEIWQTMYMRSLDYGRSGIFQAAVSAIDVALWDIKGKLFKQPVSVLLGGVKNPVIHPYATGFYFTQSPTLEADLVKEAKLYKKLGFKAAKMKVGLGIEKDVFYVDLLSKALGPDIKLMIDSNHAYNYREALELCNRLKEYNIGWFEEPVSPEDYNGYKRLRDNTDIPIAGGECEYLKHGFKRLFDADAVDIAQPDICASGGLTEAKRIATLASTYHKDIVPHSWGTWIAISAAVHFVANLDKNPGRMFGEAPMIELDRTENPLRDNVTFSDVKVENGKILIPTTPGLGVDVNQDYLEKYASDNRRKESVEVW; translated from the coding sequence ATGAAAATTAAAGAAATTAAACCTTATGTTATTTCGCAGCAACTCGAAGAACCTTTCTACTTTTCTCAGTGGGAGTATGCTTCTAGAAAAATTTGCTTAGTGAAAATAACTTTAGAAGATGGTACGTATGGATGGGGCGAAGGCTACGGTCCGGCTGATGTTTTAAAAGCTGGAATTGAGTTTTTTAAACCATTTATTATCGGAAAAAATGCATTAGAGCACGAAGAAATTTGGCAGACAATGTATATGCGTTCTCTTGATTATGGGCGTAGCGGTATTTTCCAAGCAGCAGTAAGTGCAATAGATGTTGCCTTATGGGATATTAAAGGGAAACTTTTTAAGCAACCTGTATCCGTTTTACTAGGCGGAGTGAAAAACCCTGTTATTCATCCTTATGCTACAGGATTTTATTTTACGCAGTCGCCAACATTGGAGGCAGATTTAGTAAAAGAAGCAAAACTATACAAAAAATTAGGTTTTAAAGCTGCCAAAATGAAGGTAGGTTTAGGGATCGAAAAAGATGTTTTTTATGTTGATTTATTAAGTAAGGCTTTAGGACCTGATATTAAATTAATGATCGATTCTAACCATGCTTATAATTACAGAGAAGCTTTAGAACTTTGTAATAGATTGAAAGAATACAATATAGGTTGGTTTGAAGAACCTGTTTCTCCAGAAGATTATAATGGCTATAAAAGGCTTAGAGATAATACTGATATTCCAATTGCTGGAGGTGAGTGCGAATATTTAAAACACGGTTTCAAACGTCTTTTTGATGCTGACGCTGTGGATATTGCACAACCAGATATTTGTGCTTCGGGTGGTTTAACAGAAGCAAAACGCATTGCTACTCTTGCATCTACTTATCATAAAGATATTGTGCCACACTCTTGGGGTACATGGATTGCAATTAGTGCGGCAGTACATTTTGTGGCAAATTTAGATAAAAACCCAGGCAGAATGTTTGGAGAAGCACCAATGATAGAGTTGGATAGAACCGAAAACCCACTTAGAGATAATGTAACTTTCTCTGATGTGAAAGTGGAAAATGGAAAAATATTAATACCTACAACACCTGGTTTAGGTGTAGATGTGAATCAAGATTACTTAGAAAAATATGCAAGCGATAATCGAAGAAAAGAAAGCGTTGAAGTTTGGTAA
- a CDS encoding aldehyde dehydrogenase family protein, whose amino-acid sequence MQAIIEEKKALKFGKKKLYINGELVEGSANETSFVTCPHDNEPIAEVALATLEDTKRALDAAQEGFKVWSKLPLEERLEWINKLRNKLLENSDLLREAVSNEMGKTWDATGEDITSITDSLKFYSDEMRVKSNFEIEDRAGTHTHRMVYQPLGVVTAFLAWNFPLLNLGFKLGPALAAGCSIVIKASESSSVSSLIIAELAHEIGFPKGVITVLFGNRQNVGIPLCESTIPRLVTMIGSTFTAQKLIEQSVKTSIKRYSMECGGNAPFILFEDGNMEDALGITTAIKFGGNAGQVCVAPNRLFIQEGVYTEFVDRLVANAKATKLGFGKENKPDMGPLANNAQVKSVEKFVAQCVEQGGKILAGGKTLEGPGCYFEPTVIVMDNPKAPILQHEVFGPVCVILKFNTKEEVIAYANDSDAGLASYVFTANNDLADEVAMELEFGEVQQNGVRYDINLPHLGVKNSGISMDCSKYALDDYLILKRVSKKI is encoded by the coding sequence ATGCAAGCGATAATCGAAGAAAAGAAAGCGTTGAAGTTTGGTAAGAAAAAACTTTATATCAACGGAGAGTTAGTTGAAGGTTCTGCTAATGAAACTTCTTTTGTGACATGTCCTCATGATAATGAGCCTATTGCAGAAGTAGCCTTAGCAACTTTAGAAGATACAAAAAGAGCTTTAGATGCAGCTCAAGAAGGTTTTAAAGTTTGGTCTAAACTTCCTTTAGAAGAACGTTTAGAGTGGATCAATAAACTAAGAAATAAATTATTAGAAAACAGCGATTTACTTCGTGAAGCTGTAAGCAATGAAATGGGAAAAACATGGGATGCAACCGGAGAGGACATCACTAGTATTACCGATTCATTAAAGTTCTATTCTGATGAAATGCGCGTGAAGTCGAATTTCGAAATAGAGGATAGAGCAGGAACACATACGCACAGAATGGTATATCAACCATTAGGTGTTGTGACAGCATTTTTAGCGTGGAACTTCCCGTTATTAAATTTAGGATTTAAATTAGGGCCTGCGTTGGCAGCAGGATGTTCTATTGTAATTAAAGCATCAGAATCATCTTCTGTCTCTTCTTTAATTATTGCAGAATTAGCACACGAAATTGGTTTCCCAAAAGGAGTGATTACCGTACTTTTTGGTAACCGTCAAAATGTGGGTATTCCTTTGTGCGAAAGTACAATTCCTCGTCTAGTAACCATGATTGGTTCTACATTTACAGCTCAAAAGTTAATTGAGCAATCTGTAAAAACTTCAATCAAACGTTATTCTATGGAATGTGGTGGTAATGCGCCATTTATTCTATTTGAAGACGGTAATATGGAGGATGCTCTAGGAATTACAACGGCAATTAAGTTTGGAGGTAATGCCGGTCAAGTTTGTGTTGCTCCAAACCGATTGTTTATTCAAGAAGGAGTTTATACAGAATTTGTAGATAGACTAGTAGCAAATGCTAAAGCTACAAAGCTTGGTTTCGGTAAAGAGAACAAGCCAGATATGGGACCTTTAGCAAACAATGCACAGGTAAAATCTGTTGAGAAATTTGTAGCTCAATGTGTAGAACAAGGTGGTAAAATACTTGCTGGTGGTAAAACACTAGAAGGACCTGGTTGCTATTTTGAGCCAACAGTTATTGTAATGGATAACCCTAAAGCACCAATTTTACAACACGAAGTTTTTGGACCTGTGTGTGTGATCTTGAAGTTTAATACCAAAGAAGAAGTAATTGCTTATGCAAACGATTCTGATGCTGGTTTGGCTTCTTATGTATTTACTGCAAATAATGATTTAGCAGATGAAGTTGCTATGGAATTAGAATTTGGAGAGGTACAACAAAATGGAGTAAGATACGATATCAATTTGCCACACTTAGGTGTTAAAAATAGTGGTATAAGTATGGACTGCTCTAAATATGCTTTAGACGACTACTTGATACTTAAAAGAGTATCAAAAAAAATATAA
- a CDS encoding 2-dehydro-3-deoxygalactonokinase — protein sequence MSLPEKFISCDWGTSNFRLRLIKTDTLEVLDEHKTDKGVKKLYSEFQSQKRLNQDRFFSDYLTEQLKEVTSLDGENVVVASGMASSSIGMRELGYSAMPFDAYGKNLFSRSISLSKKLQILLVSGAKTKEDVMRGEEIQAVGLSEFLPIEKAGVLLLPGTHSKHLHYEKASYDDFKTFMTGELFEIISSQSILKSSLEKTDYSKKFEKAFIEGVKKGASGFTASLFSIRAKDLMKNATKQENYFFLSGLLIGDELAYLSNDDSTISVAANGTLGDLYKLALEEILDDNSRLNFIEEEVLEKALLIGQRKILESYEK from the coding sequence ATGAGCTTACCAGAAAAGTTTATCAGTTGTGATTGGGGTACTTCTAATTTCCGTCTTCGATTAATTAAAACAGACACTTTAGAAGTACTAGATGAGCACAAAACTGATAAGGGAGTGAAAAAGCTTTATAGTGAATTTCAATCTCAAAAACGATTAAATCAAGATAGGTTTTTTTCTGATTATCTAACAGAACAATTAAAAGAAGTAACATCTCTTGATGGCGAAAATGTTGTTGTAGCTTCGGGTATGGCATCTTCATCAATTGGTATGAGAGAGTTAGGATATTCTGCAATGCCATTTGATGCCTACGGAAAAAACCTCTTTAGCAGATCAATATCACTTAGTAAAAAATTGCAGATATTATTAGTATCAGGAGCAAAAACTAAAGAAGATGTAATGCGTGGGGAAGAGATTCAAGCAGTTGGCTTATCAGAATTTCTGCCAATAGAAAAAGCGGGAGTTTTACTTCTTCCAGGAACGCATAGCAAGCACCTACATTACGAAAAAGCCTCATATGATGACTTTAAAACATTTATGACAGGCGAATTATTTGAGATCATTTCTTCTCAAAGTATTTTAAAATCTTCGTTGGAAAAAACAGACTACTCTAAAAAGTTTGAGAAAGCTTTTATTGAGGGTGTAAAAAAAGGAGCTTCTGGTTTTACGGCCTCTTTGTTCTCTATTAGAGCAAAAGATTTGATGAAGAACGCAACGAAACAAGAAAATTACTTTTTCTTAAGTGGGTTATTGATTGGCGATGAATTGGCCTACCTTAGTAATGATGATTCTACTATTAGTGTAGCAGCAAACGGCACACTTGGTGACTTATATAAATTAGCTTTAGAAGAAATTTTAGACGATAATAGTCGTTTAAACTTCATAGAAGAAGAAGTACTCGAAAAAGCACTGCTGATAGGTCAGCGTAAAATTTTAGAATCATATGAAAAATAA
- a CDS encoding bifunctional 4-hydroxy-2-oxoglutarate aldolase/2-dehydro-3-deoxy-phosphogluconate aldolase — protein MKNNSFSWDAFNDAPVVGIMRGVTIETIHRIIPIYIKAGFSTVEITMNTEGATDLITEMRNVYPDINVGAGTVCSLEDLKNAADAGAQFIVTPVINEEIFAPCKALGLPIFPGALTPTEIYKAWTLGAAAVKVFPCSQFGVGYIKDVMAPLNTIKLLPTGGVDKKNIGEFFKVGAVGVGMGGSLFDKALIQPGKELELEAHFAQIKAEIKGIQEPTLI, from the coding sequence ATGAAAAATAATTCATTTTCTTGGGATGCATTCAATGATGCACCAGTAGTTGGTATTATGCGTGGAGTTACAATAGAAACAATCCACCGTATTATTCCAATATATATTAAAGCAGGTTTTTCTACAGTAGAAATTACAATGAATACTGAAGGAGCAACTGATTTAATAACAGAAATGCGAAATGTTTATCCAGACATTAATGTGGGAGCAGGAACTGTTTGTTCTTTAGAAGACCTCAAGAATGCAGCAGATGCAGGAGCTCAGTTTATTGTTACACCTGTTATTAACGAGGAAATTTTTGCTCCTTGCAAAGCATTAGGTTTACCAATATTTCCAGGTGCGTTAACCCCTACAGAAATTTACAAAGCTTGGACTTTAGGGGCAGCAGCAGTTAAAGTTTTTCCTTGTTCACAATTTGGAGTTGGATATATAAAAGATGTAATGGCACCATTAAATACGATCAAACTTTTACCTACAGGTGGAGTAGATAAGAAAAATATTGGTGAGTTTTTTAAAGTTGGAGCTGTTGGTGTTGGAATGGGTGGATCTTTATTTGATAAAGCCCTTATACAACCCGGAAAAGAACTAGAATTAGAAGCACATTTTGCTCAAATTAAGGCAGAAATTAAAGGTATTCAGGAGCCTACTTTAATATAA
- a CDS encoding AraC family transcriptional regulator, whose amino-acid sequence MRLLEKKLAPTNKSFTIYRNQKPCLDEQWHFHKELELIYINKGNGLRFIGDHVAEFNEGELVLVGSNLPHLWKNSPEYYNNLGLTTDSLILQFDPNFLGDTFLQMHESVSLRKLLSKAKNGIEFRNEKVKKEIFKHLVDLQTSQGFESMQTVLQILHKLSIEDDISIFVSSGFSEDINDKDSKRLDKVYQFVLENFHRDIQLSEVAELSYLGISPFCRFFKKRTHKPFSQFLNEVRVGHACKLLITNELSISQITYSCGFNSQTNFNRQFKKIKNVSPRDYQKIHLNRN is encoded by the coding sequence ATGAGATTACTTGAAAAAAAATTAGCACCTACAAACAAGAGTTTTACTATTTACAGAAACCAGAAGCCATGTTTAGACGAACAATGGCATTTTCATAAAGAATTAGAGCTTATATACATCAATAAAGGAAACGGATTGCGTTTTATTGGTGACCATGTAGCAGAGTTTAATGAAGGGGAATTGGTTCTAGTAGGCTCAAATTTACCTCATCTTTGGAAAAACTCTCCAGAATACTACAATAATCTAGGTTTAACTACCGATTCTCTGATTCTACAGTTTGACCCTAATTTTCTTGGAGATACTTTTTTACAAATGCATGAGTCGGTTTCATTACGTAAACTATTAAGCAAAGCAAAAAACGGTATTGAATTTAGGAATGAAAAAGTAAAGAAAGAGATATTTAAACATCTTGTTGATTTACAAACTTCTCAAGGTTTTGAAAGTATGCAAACGGTACTTCAAATTCTACATAAATTATCTATAGAAGATGATATAAGTATTTTTGTTAGTAGTGGGTTTAGTGAAGATATCAATGACAAAGATTCTAAGCGATTAGATAAGGTGTATCAGTTTGTATTAGAGAACTTCCATAGGGATATACAATTGTCTGAAGTGGCAGAACTGTCTTATTTAGGCATTTCTCCTTTTTGTAGGTTTTTTAAGAAAAGAACACACAAACCGTTCTCACAATTTCTTAATGAGGTAAGAGTTGGGCACGCATGTAAACTTCTAATTACTAATGAATTATCTATTAGTCAAATTACTTATAGTTGTGGTTTCAACTCACAAACCAATTTTAATAGACAGTTTAAAAAAATAAAAAATGTAAGCCCTAGAGATTATCAAAAAATACATTTAAACAGAAATTAA